One region of Bacterioplanoides sp. SCSIO 12839 genomic DNA includes:
- a CDS encoding TatD family hydrolase gives MNLLSHNDHNVQPEKLVWVDSHCHFDFPQWQAQRDEHWQLAQTLGVQSLIVPGTTIEQNQQVTQFCTDTPWQFALGLHPYFLAQHHTDDLIALEGLLSASEAIALGEIGLDWVLAKQADDPDAARAQQWQWFEAQVALAERYQLPVILHIRGCHDQAASWLRRRRFSFGGIVHAFSGSEQQAKAWLDLGFKLGIGGAMTFPRANKLRKTIASLPLSAWVLETDAPDMRPAFFRQGVSSPVAIPLYGAILAALKNTSIQVVSTQTLSNLKSVLVNFKT, from the coding sequence ATGAATTTATTGTCACACAACGATCACAATGTCCAACCGGAAAAGCTGGTGTGGGTCGATAGCCACTGCCACTTTGATTTTCCGCAGTGGCAGGCGCAGCGTGACGAACACTGGCAGCTGGCACAAACACTGGGTGTACAGTCACTGATTGTTCCCGGCACCACGATTGAGCAAAACCAGCAGGTCACTCAGTTCTGTACCGATACGCCCTGGCAGTTTGCACTGGGATTACATCCGTACTTTCTTGCACAACATCACACTGATGATCTTATCGCTCTTGAGGGGTTGTTATCTGCGTCTGAGGCTATTGCGTTGGGGGAGATTGGTCTGGATTGGGTGTTGGCTAAGCAAGCCGATGACCCGGATGCTGCCCGTGCACAGCAGTGGCAATGGTTCGAGGCTCAGGTAGCGCTGGCGGAGCGTTATCAACTGCCTGTGATTCTGCATATCCGTGGCTGCCATGATCAGGCCGCCAGTTGGCTGCGCCGCCGGAGGTTTTCATTCGGTGGTATTGTTCATGCGTTTTCTGGTAGCGAACAACAAGCCAAAGCCTGGCTCGATCTGGGCTTTAAACTGGGCATCGGTGGTGCCATGACATTTCCCCGGGCGAATAAATTGCGTAAAACCATTGCTTCCTTACCACTTTCGGCTTGGGTGCTGGAAACCGATGCCCCGGATATGCGCCCGGCGTTTTTTCGTCAGGGTGTGAGTTCGCCGGTTGCTATTCCTTTGTATGGCGCGATCCTGGCCGCCTTAAAAAATACATCGATCCAGGTGGTATCCACACAAACATTAAGTAATTTAAAATCGGTATTGGTGAACTTTAAAACCTGA
- a CDS encoding Yip1 family protein, with amino-acid sequence MFPNHMFGLLYHPREEWAAIRKEGAPSLLQVFIRYALLLAVIPPASLLIGTTQMGWSVAGGDVVKLSMESAVPIAIAFYFALLVGIAFVAYCMFWMERTFGVTASFERCVIFTIYTSTPMFLAGFIGLLPILWLDFFVVLAAVCYSVYLLYSGIPIFMDIPEERGFIFASSVLTVGLCALVGCMAITVVMWGMGFGPSFV; translated from the coding sequence ATGTTCCCTAATCATATGTTCGGCCTTTTATATCATCCTCGGGAAGAATGGGCAGCCATTCGCAAAGAGGGTGCTCCCAGCCTGCTTCAGGTCTTTATTCGTTACGCTTTATTATTAGCGGTTATCCCCCCGGCTTCTTTGTTGATTGGTACAACACAAATGGGCTGGAGTGTTGCCGGTGGTGATGTGGTGAAACTCAGTATGGAAAGTGCTGTGCCCATTGCCATTGCGTTTTATTTTGCACTATTAGTGGGTATTGCATTTGTTGCTTATTGCATGTTCTGGATGGAACGCACCTTTGGTGTCACCGCCAGTTTTGAACGTTGTGTGATCTTCACTATTTACACTTCAACGCCGATGTTTCTGGCTGGTTTTATTGGCTTGTTGCCGATTCTCTGGCTCGACTTTTTTGTGGTGTTAGCCGCGGTGTGTTACAGCGTTTATTTGCTGTATTCCGGCATTCCTATTTTTATGGATATTCCTGAAGAGCGTGGTTTTATTTTTGCCAGCTCGGTATTAACCGTTGGCTTGTGTGCACTGGTTGGCTGTATGGCAATCACGGTGGTGATGTGGGGGATGGGGTTTGGCCCTAGCTTCGTTTAG
- a CDS encoding inorganic phosphate transporter, producing MELLADQGSVFIILACIFGAFMAWGIGANDVANAMGTSVGSKAITIKQAVLIAIIFEFAGAFFAGGEVTATIRKGIIDPSYIASTPELLVFGMLASLLAAGTWLLIASYRGWPVSTTHSIVGAIVGFAAVGISMDAVNWGKVGSIAASWLVSPAVAGSISFVLYKTVQHWIHDTQDPFTQSKRLVPLYILLVGFVISMVTLTKGLKHLGLNISYQDALWMAAIAGLIIMAIGSFFVQRVHADPEVSEDVHLANVEKVFSILMIFTACAMAFAHGSNDVANAIGPVAAIVSVVEHGGEIAAKSALPLWILLVGAVGIVVGLMTFGHRVIATVGSGITELTPSRGFAATLAAATTVVVASGTGLPISTTHVLVGAILGVGLAMGSDSLNLKKIGSIFVSWIVTLPAGAALAVLFFYLFKAIWL from the coding sequence ATGGAATTACTTGCTGACCAGGGGTCTGTATTTATTATCCTGGCCTGCATCTTCGGTGCATTTATGGCCTGGGGTATTGGCGCCAACGACGTTGCCAATGCCATGGGAACCTCGGTTGGTTCAAAAGCCATTACCATCAAACAAGCGGTACTGATCGCCATTATCTTTGAGTTCGCCGGTGCTTTTTTTGCCGGAGGTGAAGTTACCGCCACCATCCGCAAAGGCATTATTGACCCGTCTTATATTGCTTCGACACCGGAATTGCTGGTGTTTGGCATGCTGGCGTCGCTATTAGCCGCTGGCACCTGGCTGCTGATTGCCTCTTACCGCGGCTGGCCGGTATCCACGACGCACTCAATCGTCGGAGCCATTGTGGGCTTTGCTGCTGTGGGGATTTCGATGGATGCCGTCAACTGGGGCAAAGTCGGCAGTATTGCTGCCAGTTGGTTAGTCTCTCCCGCTGTTGCCGGCAGTATTTCATTTGTATTGTATAAAACGGTTCAGCACTGGATTCACGATACTCAGGACCCGTTCACCCAATCGAAGCGCTTAGTGCCGTTGTATATCCTGCTGGTTGGTTTTGTGATTTCGATGGTAACGCTGACCAAAGGCCTGAAGCATTTGGGCCTGAATATCTCTTATCAGGACGCGTTGTGGATGGCGGCGATTGCCGGTTTGATCATCATGGCGATTGGTAGTTTCTTTGTGCAGCGCGTTCATGCCGACCCGGAAGTCTCCGAAGATGTGCATTTAGCCAACGTTGAAAAAGTGTTTTCAATCCTGATGATCTTCACCGCTTGTGCCATGGCCTTTGCCCACGGCTCTAACGATGTCGCCAATGCCATTGGCCCGGTTGCAGCAATTGTCAGCGTGGTGGAGCACGGTGGCGAAATTGCCGCTAAATCGGCATTACCATTATGGATTCTGCTGGTCGGTGCTGTGGGTATTGTGGTTGGCCTGATGACCTTTGGTCATCGTGTTATTGCAACCGTAGGCAGTGGTATCACAGAACTGACACCAAGCCGTGGTTTTGCCGCGACTCTGGCCGCCGCAACAACCGTTGTGGTGGCGTCTGGTACAGGCCTGCCAATCTCAACCACACATGTTTTAGTGGGCGCAATTCTGGGTGTAGGTTTAGCCATGGGCAGTGACTCACTTAACCTGAAAAAAATCGGTTCTATTTTTGTTTCCTGGATTGTGACTTTACCGGCCGGTGCGGCATTAGCAGTGTTGTTCTTTTATCTGTTTAAAGCCATTTGGTTATAA
- the rlmF gene encoding 23S rRNA (adenine(1618)-N(6))-methyltransferase RlmF — protein MIRANFLGYTTVTSSKHFPDKTPDESANNQAGEQEASRPLANKRLGRSGEAQPRKPRIQVRSSSAKTSGATKGRADKRNTDKYNTDARKPSVSQGLHHRNQHQGRYDMAALVEALPALSDYLILNPRGEQTIDFADQAAVLCLNQALLLHHYGIQGWQIPVGYLCPPIPGRADYIHYAADLVAKYQLSPRNGQTRVLDIGTGANLIYSLLGASVYQWQMLACDIDQAALDNAAEILQHNPALATQIQLRLQSDKQSIFRQMIQPGEHYQLSVCNPPFYESAADAQAENRRKTRNLARHQQTRTTPGTEPVAPLDSGVNTDTVSSNDPWAKAKSAPDHRALDKQRNFGGQNNELWCEGGELAFLKRMARESKEFATQVDWFTSLVSKQEHVPMLLEYLKRQGAKKTEVVKMAQGQKISRFIAWTF, from the coding sequence ATGATCCGGGCAAATTTTCTGGGGTATACCACCGTGACGTCTTCCAAGCATTTTCCCGATAAAACACCGGACGAATCCGCTAACAATCAAGCGGGAGAACAGGAAGCCTCACGCCCGCTAGCCAACAAACGTCTGGGCCGTAGCGGTGAAGCACAACCACGTAAACCCAGAATTCAGGTACGCAGTTCATCGGCTAAAACGTCTGGAGCGACGAAGGGCAGAGCAGACAAGCGCAACACAGACAAGTACAACACGGACGCGCGCAAACCTTCGGTATCACAAGGTCTGCATCACCGTAACCAGCACCAGGGGCGCTATGATATGGCGGCGCTGGTGGAAGCACTGCCAGCGCTATCCGATTACCTGATACTCAATCCCAGAGGCGAACAAACCATCGACTTTGCTGACCAGGCAGCGGTGTTATGTCTGAACCAGGCATTATTGCTGCACCACTATGGCATTCAGGGGTGGCAGATTCCGGTGGGTTATTTATGCCCACCGATTCCCGGGCGAGCAGACTACATTCACTACGCAGCGGATTTAGTGGCGAAATATCAGTTATCGCCTCGTAACGGGCAAACCCGGGTGTTGGACATTGGTACCGGCGCGAATCTGATTTATTCCTTGTTGGGTGCCAGTGTGTATCAGTGGCAAATGTTGGCATGTGATATTGACCAGGCCGCGTTGGATAACGCTGCTGAGATTCTGCAGCATAACCCGGCTCTGGCGACACAGATTCAGCTACGCCTGCAAAGCGACAAGCAGTCGATTTTCCGCCAGATGATTCAACCAGGTGAGCATTACCAGTTATCGGTGTGTAATCCTCCTTTTTATGAATCGGCGGCCGATGCTCAAGCAGAAAACCGACGCAAAACACGCAATCTGGCACGCCATCAACAGACACGTACGACTCCAGGCACTGAACCGGTCGCGCCGCTTGATTCCGGTGTTAACACGGATACGGTGTCGAGTAACGATCCTTGGGCAAAAGCCAAAAGCGCACCAGATCATAGAGCCTTAGATAAACAGCGCAATTTCGGCGGTCAAAATAATGAGTTGTGGTGTGAAGGTGGTGAACTGGCATTCCTGAAGCGTATGGCGCGGGAAAGCAAAGAGTTTGCAACCCAGGTGGACTGGTTCACCAGCTTAGTCTCGAAGCAGGAGCATGTGCCAATGCTGCTGGAATACCTCAAACGCCAGGGCGCTAAAAAGACCGAAGTGGTGAAAATGGCCCAGGGTCAGAAAATCAGTCGTTTCATCGCCTGGACGTTTTAA
- a CDS encoding prenyltransferase, which produces MSNPAFHIPAVFQTMRPPFLVLTPIVVLLGASSSATHTDGWVFDLSLIVIAALLAHISVNMLNEYQDYHSGIDLNTQRTPFSGGSGALPEHPQSATAVLWGGVASLSLMGLIGLYFIQQAGWLVLAYGVIGSLIIVLYTRVINRSPVLCLIAPGAGFGLLMVSGTQLVLQQQITEPGIYSALIVFFLVNNLLLLNQFPDIEADKNAGRFHALIAWGPKKAAQWYGMFLMAAAITLIIAIIQGAFPLWSAVALVPMIPGVLAWRGACSLGENIAQEPKLLAMNVVMNLATPAFLAGTLALQ; this is translated from the coding sequence ATGAGTAACCCGGCTTTTCATATCCCTGCTGTCTTTCAGACCATGCGCCCGCCCTTTTTGGTTCTGACACCAATTGTCGTGTTGTTGGGCGCCAGCAGCAGCGCAACACATACCGATGGCTGGGTGTTTGATTTATCACTGATTGTGATCGCCGCGTTATTAGCCCACATCAGTGTCAACATGCTCAATGAATATCAGGATTATCACAGTGGTATCGACCTCAACACCCAACGAACGCCTTTCAGTGGTGGCAGTGGCGCATTACCTGAGCATCCGCAATCCGCAACAGCCGTGCTTTGGGGTGGCGTTGCCAGCCTCAGTTTGATGGGGTTAATCGGGCTGTATTTTATTCAGCAGGCCGGTTGGCTGGTGTTAGCGTATGGCGTAATAGGCTCATTGATTATTGTGCTGTACACCCGGGTGATTAACCGCTCTCCGGTTTTATGCCTGATTGCTCCCGGTGCCGGGTTTGGCTTATTGATGGTGTCGGGCACACAACTGGTATTGCAACAACAAATTACCGAGCCTGGCATTTACAGCGCTCTGATTGTCTTTTTTCTGGTGAATAATCTGCTGCTGTTGAATCAGTTTCCGGATATTGAAGCCGATAAAAACGCTGGGCGTTTTCACGCCTTGATTGCCTGGGGGCCTAAAAAGGCTGCGCAGTGGTATGGCATGTTTCTGATGGCGGCGGCCATCACTCTGATCATTGCCATTATTCAGGGGGCTTTTCCACTCTGGTCTGCGGTTGCATTAGTGCCAATGATTCCCGGCGTGCTTGCCTGGCGGGGTGCCTGTTCATTAGGCGAGAATATCGCTCAGGAGCCTAAACTCCTGGCGATGAACGTTGTCATGAACCTCGCAACTCCTGCCTTTCTGGCAGGAACCCTGGCTTTGCAATAA
- a CDS encoding LEA type 2 family protein, producing MKCLSPLATALRLLAALSLLILSGCASLQQLSEAQRPNASVVKVSVADLSLKTITLNAQVNIENPNPFELKTAGLELDAAIAGHSLARISQPDSQLTLPASGNKTIDLPITIKFSELFAAANSVKGKNQVPYGLSGEILVAVPVLGTISMPLEYQDVLPIPQLPDVRIDDVKLLKAGFTEIKLQLDMTIKNLNDFAIDLQQLNFNLAAQGQPLGGGELKSVSLESGKSQSVSLPLSLSLSEFGSALLRLINSDKPMDFSLSGDAELLPALEAWQAENMSFNVEKQLSL from the coding sequence ATGAAATGTTTATCACCGCTAGCCACAGCCCTGCGCTTGCTGGCTGCACTTTCGCTGCTGATTTTGTCTGGCTGTGCCAGCTTGCAACAACTGTCGGAAGCACAACGGCCAAATGCCAGTGTGGTTAAGGTATCAGTGGCGGATTTATCACTGAAAACCATCACCCTTAACGCTCAGGTAAACATCGAAAACCCGAATCCTTTTGAATTAAAAACCGCGGGCCTGGAGTTAGATGCCGCCATTGCCGGGCATTCTCTGGCACGCATCAGCCAGCCAGACTCACAACTCACTCTGCCTGCTTCTGGTAATAAAACCATTGATTTACCCATCACCATTAAATTCAGCGAATTGTTTGCCGCCGCTAACAGCGTAAAAGGAAAAAACCAGGTGCCGTATGGCTTATCAGGAGAGATTCTGGTGGCGGTACCGGTATTGGGTACCATCAGCATGCCGCTGGAATATCAGGATGTATTACCGATCCCGCAATTACCGGATGTTCGTATTGATGATGTGAAATTGCTGAAAGCCGGTTTTACCGAGATTAAATTACAGCTGGATATGACCATTAAAAACCTCAATGACTTTGCCATCGATTTGCAACAACTCAACTTTAATCTGGCGGCACAAGGTCAACCATTGGGCGGTGGTGAATTAAAATCGGTATCACTGGAAAGTGGTAAAAGTCAGTCGGTATCGTTACCGCTGTCGCTGAGTTTATCGGAGTTTGGCAGTGCGCTGTTACGCCTGATTAATAGCGATAAACCGATGGATTTCTCACTCAGCGGAGATGCCGAATTACTACCAGCACTGGAAGCCTGGCAGGCAGAAAACATGTCATTTAATGTGGAAAAACAGCTGAGTCTGTAG
- a CDS encoding MBL fold metallo-hydrolase yields the protein MTLKNTILIATGGIIMLGALFAGCASYPHSSEQAVDRIQQSAQFRDGQFHNEKEVNVMKLSNIWGALKEAMFNKHPLAVPEQEIPLEPLQAEDLAHQADDTFRFAKLGHSSLLIEISGQLVLTDPVFSKRASPVQWAGPERFHPLPFNMDDLPHIDAVIISHNHYDHLDYHSIQQLKDKTRHFVVPLGIGDTLRGWGVAEENITELDWWESKTIGSLELVSTPAQHFSGRGISDSAKTLWSSWVIRNEHNSVFFSGDTGYFDGFKAIGEKYGPFDYAFMECGAYNEKWADIHMPPADTLQAFLDVKGNTLIPVHNGTFDLATHAWYDPLKEISLLAEKHNVNILTPKFGQVVRHDNETGESVSSQELSQQWWQSMIETAWKDPEIKARDEAYYRKYL from the coding sequence ATGACGCTCAAAAACACCATTCTGATCGCAACAGGCGGAATCATCATGTTAGGTGCTCTTTTCGCTGGCTGTGCCAGCTACCCACATTCATCGGAGCAAGCGGTGGATCGTATTCAGCAATCGGCTCAGTTTCGTGATGGCCAGTTTCATAACGAAAAAGAAGTGAACGTGATGAAGCTGAGCAACATCTGGGGCGCGTTAAAAGAAGCGATGTTTAATAAGCATCCTCTGGCCGTCCCTGAACAAGAGATCCCTCTGGAACCATTACAAGCTGAGGATTTAGCGCATCAGGCTGATGACACGTTTCGCTTTGCTAAGCTGGGTCATTCATCGCTGCTGATTGAAATCAGCGGTCAATTGGTTTTAACCGACCCGGTATTTTCTAAGCGCGCCTCGCCGGTGCAGTGGGCAGGCCCTGAGCGTTTTCATCCACTGCCATTTAATATGGACGATTTACCCCATATTGATGCCGTGATTATTTCGCACAATCATTACGATCATCTGGATTATCACAGCATTCAGCAATTAAAAGATAAAACTCGACATTTTGTCGTGCCACTCGGTATTGGCGATACCTTACGCGGTTGGGGCGTTGCGGAAGAAAATATTACCGAACTGGATTGGTGGGAAAGTAAAACCATTGGTTCATTGGAATTAGTGTCTACCCCGGCCCAACATTTTTCTGGCCGTGGCATTAGCGATTCAGCCAAAACGCTGTGGAGTTCTTGGGTGATTCGTAATGAACACAACTCGGTCTTTTTCAGTGGCGACACGGGTTATTTTGATGGTTTTAAAGCCATTGGTGAAAAATACGGGCCGTTCGATTATGCCTTTATGGAATGTGGTGCGTACAACGAAAAATGGGCCGATATTCACATGCCACCTGCCGATACGTTACAAGCGTTTTTGGATGTAAAAGGGAACACGTTAATTCCGGTTCATAACGGTACTTTTGATCTGGCAACACACGCCTGGTATGACCCGTTAAAAGAAATCAGTTTGTTAGCTGAAAAACATAACGTGAATATTCTGACTCCGAAATTTGGCCAGGTGGTACGGCATGATAACGAAACCGGTGAATCGGTTTCGAGTCAGGAACTCAGCCAGCAATGGTGGCAATCGATGATTGAAACCGCTTGGAAAGATCCGGAAATTAAAGCCCGGGATGAAGCGTATTACCGCAAGTATTTGTGA
- a CDS encoding TetR/AcrR family transcriptional regulator yields MSKTSKRDQILTSALALFNDQGFDKTPTSAISKHAGVATGTLFHHFKTKEDLINALYLEIKLEIRDATQPDSMNLAKAGVSHASVRAALHQTWLSLMNWMLQHPEKFRFMAQFGESAYISSSTRETVSQLFQAADSLFNAAIQAGVFRALPSAMLTSLMGSHLMSSVNLLLQQPELWQQAGTQDELFNSCWGLLAL; encoded by the coding sequence ATGAGCAAAACCAGTAAGCGCGATCAGATTTTAACCAGTGCCTTGGCACTGTTTAACGATCAGGGGTTTGATAAAACCCCGACCTCTGCGATTTCAAAACACGCGGGAGTGGCAACGGGTACCTTGTTTCATCACTTTAAAACCAAAGAAGATCTGATTAATGCCCTGTATCTTGAGATCAAACTGGAGATTCGTGACGCGACCCAGCCAGACTCGATGAATCTGGCTAAGGCAGGCGTCAGCCACGCCAGCGTCCGGGCAGCGTTACATCAAACCTGGCTCAGCCTGATGAACTGGATGCTGCAGCACCCGGAGAAGTTTCGGTTTATGGCGCAGTTTGGTGAGTCGGCTTACATCAGCAGCAGTACCCGGGAAACGGTCAGCCAGTTGTTTCAGGCGGCCGACAGTTTATTTAATGCGGCTATTCAAGCAGGTGTGTTTCGAGCGCTACCCAGCGCGATGCTCACCAGCCTGATGGGGTCACATCTGATGTCCAGCGTTAATCTGCTGCTGCAACAACCTGAACTCTGGCAACAGGCTGGCACACAGGATGAACTCTTTAATTCATGCTGGGGGCTGCTAGCACTTTAA
- a CDS encoding class I SAM-dependent DNA methyltransferase, with the protein MTSSEEQQFLNDLEKKLWTAADKLRSTLDAAQYKHAVLGIIFLKYVSDAFDIRRQELETQFRNPDHEYFMDPEDVLPGEEGGAESEAYQLDINYELEQRDYYLETNTFWVPAQARWQFLQDNNKTVIGGATIAVSDKDGNEQQLKISSVGHLIDHALEAIEADNSKLKGVLNKRYTQLQIDQAKLAELIDLIATIPFNHATLNSKDILGHVYEYMLGQFALAEGKKGGQFYTPKSIVSLIVQMLEPFKGRVYDPAMGSGGFFVQTEAFIEQVADMKHFNKEEQRKNISIYGQEYNHTTWQLAAMNMAIRGIDFNFGKEPASTYTHNQHPDLRADFVMANPPFNMKEWDAGVAADDPRWAYGTPPSGNANFAWLQHMLYHTAPNGSLGLLLANGSMSSNTNNEGAIRQRLIDEDLVECMVALPGQLFTNTQIPACIWFLTKNKGARTSAAGRKLRDRKGEVLFIDARNLGFMKDRVLRDFTQDDLNQVTETFHNWQTGSAYEDVAGFVKSAKLEELKKHDYVLTPGRYVGAAAEEDDGEPFAEKMARLSGQLKAQFERSDELEAEIKKNLVGLGFDV; encoded by the coding sequence ATGACCAGCTCTGAAGAACAACAATTCCTCAATGACCTTGAGAAGAAGCTGTGGACCGCCGCCGATAAGCTGCGCTCCACGCTGGATGCAGCACAATACAAACACGCCGTATTGGGCATTATCTTCCTGAAATACGTATCGGATGCGTTCGATATTCGTCGTCAGGAGCTGGAAACCCAGTTTCGTAATCCGGATCATGAATATTTTATGGATCCAGAGGACGTTTTACCGGGTGAAGAGGGTGGCGCTGAATCTGAAGCTTACCAGCTGGATATTAACTACGAGCTGGAACAACGTGATTATTATTTAGAAACCAATACCTTCTGGGTGCCCGCCCAGGCCCGTTGGCAATTTCTGCAAGACAATAATAAAACCGTGATTGGTGGTGCCACCATTGCGGTTAGTGATAAAGACGGCAATGAGCAACAACTGAAAATCAGTTCGGTTGGTCACTTAATTGATCATGCGCTGGAAGCGATTGAAGCGGATAACAGCAAACTCAAAGGTGTATTAAATAAACGCTACACCCAATTGCAGATTGATCAGGCCAAGCTGGCGGAATTAATCGACTTAATTGCTACCATCCCGTTCAACCACGCCACCCTAAACAGCAAAGATATTCTCGGTCATGTGTACGAATACATGCTCGGTCAGTTTGCCCTTGCGGAAGGTAAAAAGGGCGGCCAGTTCTACACGCCTAAATCCATTGTGAGTTTGATTGTGCAAATGCTGGAGCCATTTAAAGGCCGGGTATACGACCCGGCGATGGGCTCCGGTGGTTTCTTTGTGCAGACAGAAGCCTTTATTGAACAAGTCGCCGATATGAAGCACTTCAATAAAGAAGAGCAGAGAAAAAATATCTCGATTTACGGTCAGGAGTATAACCACACCACCTGGCAGCTCGCGGCGATGAATATGGCGATTCGTGGTATCGATTTTAACTTCGGTAAAGAGCCCGCCAGTACCTACACCCATAACCAGCACCCGGATTTGCGTGCCGACTTTGTTATGGCGAATCCGCCATTCAATATGAAAGAGTGGGATGCTGGCGTAGCCGCCGATGACCCGCGCTGGGCTTACGGCACACCGCCATCGGGCAATGCCAACTTTGCCTGGTTACAGCATATGTTGTATCACACCGCGCCCAATGGTTCGTTGGGTTTGTTATTGGCCAATGGCTCGATGAGTTCTAATACCAATAACGAAGGCGCAATTCGCCAGCGTCTGATCGATGAAGATCTGGTGGAGTGTATGGTGGCCTTGCCGGGGCAATTATTTACCAATACCCAGATTCCGGCCTGTATTTGGTTTTTAACCAAAAACAAAGGTGCTCGTACGTCTGCGGCGGGGCGTAAACTGCGTGATCGTAAAGGTGAAGTGTTATTTATTGATGCGCGTAACCTTGGGTTTATGAAAGACCGTGTATTACGGGATTTTACTCAGGACGATTTAAATCAGGTCACCGAGACGTTCCATAACTGGCAGACCGGTTCAGCCTACGAAGACGTTGCTGGTTTTGTTAAATCGGCCAAATTGGAAGAACTCAAAAAACACGATTATGTGTTAACGCCGGGGCGTTACGTTGGTGCTGCTGCAGAAGAGGATGATGGAGAACCATTTGCGGAAAAAATGGCGCGATTAAGCGGGCAGTTAAAAGCACAGTTTGAAAGATCTGATGAACTAGAGGCGGAGATAAAAAAGAACTTGGTGGGGTTGGGTTTCGATGTCTAA
- a CDS encoding restriction endonuclease subunit S produces MSNWVTKPLGELITLQRGHDLPSQDRKAGSVPIMGSSGITGYHDEVKTRGPGVVIGRSGNSMGEVSFSPVDFWPLNTCLYVTDFKGNDERYIYYLLQTINFDQFNSGSAQKSLNRNAVYPYEVKTTECKDEQVRIARNLAALEDKIELNRQTNQTLENIAQVIFKSWFVDFEPTRAKIAAKEAGQDPERAAMAAISGKPIEELDQLSAEQQEQLKATAALFPDALVDSELGEIPEGWEAKPLSQMVNLIGGGTPKKSEATYWGGEIPWFSVKDAPDDGDVFVIDTELKITELGLNKSSTKLLPEGTTIISARGTVGRLALVGVPTAMNQSCYGVQGVDGIGPYLNYFNVKEAVSTLKQNTHGAVFDTITRETFDTVILVQAKGDVLVKFEEVVKSNLNSIKNNLFESKALEEARDSLLPKLLSGEIALEPINES; encoded by the coding sequence ATGTCTAATTGGGTCACAAAACCGCTGGGTGAACTTATAACACTTCAAAGGGGGCATGACCTTCCTTCACAAGACAGAAAAGCAGGTTCTGTTCCAATAATGGGGTCATCCGGAATTACCGGATATCATGATGAAGTTAAAACCAGGGGCCCAGGAGTTGTTATTGGGCGGAGTGGTAATTCAATGGGGGAAGTTAGCTTTTCTCCTGTTGATTTTTGGCCATTGAATACTTGTTTATACGTAACCGACTTTAAAGGTAACGATGAGCGTTATATCTATTACCTTCTTCAAACAATTAATTTTGATCAGTTTAATTCAGGCAGTGCACAAAAGTCTTTAAATAGAAACGCTGTCTATCCGTATGAAGTTAAAACTACGGAATGTAAAGATGAGCAAGTTAGGATTGCTCGAAACTTGGCTGCTCTTGAAGATAAAATCGAACTCAACCGCCAAACTAACCAAACCCTAGAAAATATCGCTCAAGTCATCTTTAAAAGCTGGTTTGTCGATTTCGAACCCACCCGCGCAAAAATCGCCGCCAAAGAAGCAGGGCAAGATCCCGAGCGTGCAGCAATGGCCGCGATCAGTGGCAAGCCAATTGAAGAACTTGATCAGCTTAGTGCTGAGCAACAAGAACAATTAAAAGCAACGGCTGCGTTGTTTCCTGATGCGCTGGTGGATTCTGAGTTGGGTGAAATTCCGGAGGGGTGGGAAGCTAAGCCTTTATCTCAGATGGTCAACCTGATCGGTGGTGGAACCCCTAAGAAATCAGAAGCTACCTATTGGGGGGGCGAGATACCTTGGTTTTCAGTAAAAGATGCACCAGATGATGGAGATGTGTTTGTTATTGATACTGAGCTTAAAATTACAGAGTTGGGATTGAATAAAAGTTCTACAAAGCTTCTTCCCGAAGGAACAACGATTATATCAGCTCGCGGTACAGTCGGTCGTTTGGCTTTGGTTGGTGTGCCGACTGCAATGAACCAATCTTGTTATGGTGTTCAAGGTGTTGACGGAATTGGACCATATTTGAACTATTTTAATGTAAAGGAAGCTGTTTCTACTCTTAAACAGAATACTCATGGCGCTGTGTTTGACACGATTACTCGGGAAACATTTGACACCGTAATCCTTGTTCAAGCTAAAGGGGACGTTTTGGTGAAATTTGAAGAAGTTGTTAAGAGTAATTTAAATTCCATTAAAAATAATCTTTTTGAAAGCAAGGCTTTGGAAGAAGCTAGAGATTCTTTATTGCCTAAGCTTCTCTCTGGTGAAATCGCCTTGGAACCAATTAATGAAAGTTAA